The following are encoded in a window of Paenibacillaceae bacterium GAS479 genomic DNA:
- a CDS encoding oligopeptide transport system substrate-binding protein — MYKKTGMTLAALMVAGSVLAACGNSNNGNAVNSSNNGSAGSENAANNTATNTGGETTAPSGDQVFRMNITSEPPTLDPALMQDNVSGTIANGIFEGLTKTDKTGETVPGMAESWTVSEDGKTYTFKIRKDSKWSTGNPVTAHDFEYSWKRTLDPKATTPAPYAYQLHYIEGAKEYNTGKGSIDKVGVKALDDSTLEVKLKSPTTYFLSLVNFYTYYPIDKVAVEKDPKWAAEAASFSSNGPFKLSAWQHGSKVEIVKNENYYGNADVKLNKVEFVMMKDSGTELNSYNVSKLDWAGKPTGTIPAPQVDKFRKDKFAELQVENTASTYYYIFNQSKKPFNNIKVRKALSISIDRKLLVDKVVLGGQTPAFGFVPPTIKGQEKSFREETQQTYFEENVEEAKKLLAEGLKEEGMSAFPATTLIYNTSDSHAKIATAVTEMWKTNLGIDVKTEVQEWKVYLQNRTSLNYDIARSGWGADYNDAMTFLDLYITGSGNNDLGYKNPAYDKLIHDAYASADQAARVKLLAQAEKMLMDEAVVMPVYYDTAVSLVKPYVKDTFVTYNGNIDYNYAYIAK; from the coding sequence GTGTACAAAAAGACAGGTATGACACTGGCAGCACTTATGGTCGCAGGTAGCGTACTGGCTGCATGCGGTAACAGCAATAATGGTAACGCCGTCAATTCTAGCAACAACGGCAGTGCTGGTAGCGAGAACGCAGCTAACAACACAGCTACTAACACAGGCGGCGAGACTACAGCCCCATCCGGTGATCAAGTGTTCCGCATGAACATCACTTCCGAGCCTCCTACTCTTGACCCAGCGCTGATGCAGGACAACGTATCCGGCACAATCGCGAACGGTATCTTCGAGGGCTTGACCAAAACCGACAAAACGGGTGAAACAGTACCAGGTATGGCTGAGAGCTGGACCGTTTCTGAGGACGGCAAAACTTACACGTTCAAAATTCGCAAGGATTCCAAATGGTCGACCGGCAACCCGGTAACGGCGCATGACTTTGAATACTCGTGGAAGCGCACGCTGGATCCAAAAGCAACAACTCCAGCTCCGTATGCATATCAACTGCATTACATCGAAGGTGCTAAAGAGTACAACACGGGCAAAGGCAGCATCGACAAAGTAGGCGTCAAGGCTCTTGACGATTCCACGCTCGAAGTAAAGCTGAAAAGCCCAACGACGTACTTCCTCAGCCTGGTGAACTTCTATACCTACTACCCAATTGATAAAGTAGCGGTAGAAAAAGATCCTAAATGGGCTGCCGAAGCAGCATCATTCTCCAGCAATGGTCCGTTCAAACTGTCCGCTTGGCAGCATGGGTCTAAAGTCGAGATTGTGAAGAATGAGAACTACTACGGCAATGCTGATGTGAAGCTGAACAAAGTTGAATTCGTGATGATGAAGGATTCTGGTACTGAATTGAACAGCTACAACGTCAGCAAACTTGATTGGGCTGGCAAACCAACCGGCACAATTCCTGCGCCGCAAGTGGATAAATTCCGCAAAGATAAATTTGCAGAGCTGCAAGTCGAGAACACGGCAAGCACGTATTACTATATTTTCAACCAAAGCAAAAAGCCTTTCAACAATATAAAAGTACGTAAAGCTCTGTCGATCTCCATCGACCGCAAACTGCTGGTTGACAAAGTCGTGCTTGGCGGACAAACGCCAGCATTCGGCTTCGTACCTCCGACAATTAAAGGCCAAGAGAAGAGCTTCCGTGAAGAGACTCAGCAAACTTACTTCGAGGAGAACGTAGAAGAAGCGAAGAAGCTTCTGGCTGAAGGCCTTAAAGAAGAAGGCATGAGCGCCTTCCCGGCTACAACGCTGATCTACAACACTTCCGATTCACATGCTAAAATCGCTACTGCCGTGACGGAAATGTGGAAAACAAACCTGGGCATCGATGTGAAAACCGAAGTTCAGGAATGGAAAGTGTATCTGCAAAACCGTACGAGCCTGAACTATGACATTGCCCGCTCTGGCTGGGGAGCGGATTACAACGATGCCATGACGTTCCTTGACTTGTACATCACGGGCAGCGGCAACAATGACCTCGGTTACAAAAACCCTGCTTATGATAAGCTCATCCATGACGCTTATGCATCTGCTGATCAGGCTGCACGTGTCAAGCTGCTGGCTCAAGCCGAGAAAATGCTGATGGACGAAGCTGTAGTTATGCCGGTTTACTACGACACGGCTGTCTCGCTCGTTAAGCCTTATGTGAAAGACACGTTCGTCACCTATAACGGCAACATTGACTACAACTACGCTTACATTGCGAAATAA
- a CDS encoding two-component system, response regulator YesN yields MNILITDDESIIRTGVRRTLEQAYPDSMIHLAASADEAARILSQYPVDIVLTDILMPGIDGLEFMRLSRHKYPHVKWIVISAHSEFSYAQKAVQLGAKDYLLKPIGKKRLLELIGQLAGELAEERSALKEGELLRGSLNYLREAMFQRLASGQDIGQLDSNALLERYCGFHLVMVRLESGTRDAGLEHFVVDNVFSELLKRSGDGFVISYDRNTLIGVAVLGSEDTLSGLMANLRGYLGRYLKIPFQLARSGMVGEIREVPETVQKLYRSMANPVEEKQSMPALRIKGGSDNKAIEVALQYISAHYREESLSLERIASVVFLNPVYFSQLFKQKTGQGFKDYLIGLRLEEARQLLRDSDLKLADIAEHIGYQDMRHFTQVFRKRFQMTPTEYRQDKKNTAPGILNT; encoded by the coding sequence ATGAATATTCTCATAACAGATGATGAGAGTATTATCCGAACTGGAGTGCGGCGTACACTGGAACAGGCTTATCCGGATAGCATGATCCATCTGGCAGCTTCCGCGGATGAAGCGGCCCGAATTCTATCACAATATCCGGTGGATATCGTGCTGACCGATATTTTGATGCCCGGCATAGACGGTCTGGAGTTCATGCGCCTCTCCCGTCATAAATATCCCCACGTCAAATGGATCGTCATTTCCGCGCATTCTGAGTTCTCCTACGCCCAGAAGGCGGTGCAGCTCGGCGCCAAAGACTATTTGCTCAAGCCGATCGGCAAAAAGCGGCTGCTGGAGCTGATCGGCCAACTGGCGGGCGAGCTCGCCGAGGAGCGCAGCGCTCTCAAGGAGGGTGAGCTGCTGCGCGGCAGCCTCAACTATTTGCGCGAAGCGATGTTCCAACGGCTGGCATCCGGTCAGGACATCGGTCAGTTGGACAGCAACGCTCTGCTGGAGCGCTATTGTGGGTTCCATCTCGTCATGGTCCGCCTGGAGTCGGGCACGCGGGATGCAGGACTGGAGCATTTTGTCGTTGATAATGTGTTCAGTGAGCTGTTGAAACGAAGTGGGGACGGGTTCGTCATAAGCTACGATCGGAATACGCTTATCGGTGTGGCCGTGCTGGGATCGGAGGATACCCTGTCCGGGCTGATGGCTAATTTGCGAGGTTATCTCGGTCGTTACTTGAAAATTCCGTTCCAGCTCGCTCGCAGCGGTATGGTTGGCGAGATCCGTGAAGTGCCGGAAACGGTGCAAAAGCTGTACCGCTCCATGGCCAATCCGGTAGAGGAGAAGCAAAGTATGCCCGCGCTGCGGATAAAGGGCGGGAGCGACAACAAGGCCATTGAGGTAGCCCTGCAGTATATCAGCGCCCATTACAGGGAGGAATCGCTGTCGCTGGAGCGGATTGCGTCTGTCGTCTTTCTTAATCCGGTTTACTTCAGTCAGCTGTTCAAACAGAAGACTGGTCAGGGCTTCAAGGATTATCTGATTGGCTTAAGGCTAGAGGAGGCGCGGCAACTGCTGCGTGATTCCGATCTCAAGCTGGCGGATATTGCGGAGCACATCGGATACCAGGACATGCGCCACTTCACCCAAGTGTTCCGTAAAAGGTTCCAGATGACGCCGACCGAATATCGTCAGGATAAGAAGAACACGGCTCCAGGCATTCTAAATACCTGA
- a CDS encoding phage shock protein C (PspC) family protein → MRTLYRSRTDRKLAGLCGGIGRRFGIDPGIIRIGFIAAGVFSFGTALVLYAVASIVLPNEPEWNGPPPREPFYN, encoded by the coding sequence ATGAGAACCTTGTACCGTTCCCGTACCGACCGCAAACTTGCGGGGCTGTGCGGGGGAATTGGCCGTAGATTCGGCATTGACCCTGGAATTATCCGCATCGGCTTCATTGCAGCTGGCGTTTTCAGCTTCGGGACTGCTCTCGTGCTTTATGCTGTTGCCAGCATCGTGCTGCCCAATGAACCCGAGTGGAATGGCCCTCCGCCCCGTGAACCTTTTTACAACTAA
- a CDS encoding oligopeptide transport system permease protein, with protein sequence MIRFIGRRFVNILLSLFVLATLTFFLMKAVPGNPFLDEKTPKAARDALMAFYGLDKALWKQYLIYLGNLIQGDLGISYKTPGQTVTQIISQSFLYSLKLGAVAIVVSVIMGVALGMISAMYNRKLIDKIAVVISILGISIPNFVVASVTQYYIGAELKWLPVAGLDGPLSYVLPTFALSALPIAFIARLTRSSMLEVLTADYIRTAKAKGLSPIRITLRHGLRNAILPVVTYLGPMTANIITGSVVVEKIYNVPGLGQFFTESVTNRDYPLIMGITLFYAVILMFARFLADIGYAMVDPRMKKSTKGG encoded by the coding sequence ATGATTCGTTTCATTGGCCGGAGATTCGTTAATATTCTCCTGTCCCTGTTTGTCTTGGCGACGCTGACCTTCTTCCTGATGAAGGCAGTCCCGGGCAATCCTTTCCTGGACGAAAAAACGCCAAAAGCGGCCAGAGATGCTTTGATGGCTTTTTATGGACTCGATAAAGCGCTTTGGAAGCAATACCTGATCTATCTTGGCAATTTGATCCAAGGGGATCTTGGAATCTCTTATAAAACCCCTGGACAAACCGTAACGCAAATTATTTCCCAGTCGTTCTTGTACTCGCTCAAGCTGGGCGCTGTTGCTATCGTTGTATCGGTTATTATGGGTGTTGCTCTTGGTATGATTTCCGCCATGTACAACCGTAAGCTGATCGATAAAATTGCGGTTGTAATCTCGATCCTGGGTATTTCTATTCCGAACTTTGTTGTCGCTTCTGTTACGCAGTATTACATTGGGGCCGAGTTGAAATGGCTGCCAGTTGCCGGCTTGGACGGACCTCTTAGCTATGTGCTGCCGACATTTGCGCTTTCGGCACTTCCGATTGCTTTTATCGCGCGGCTGACTCGCTCCTCTATGCTTGAGGTACTGACGGCAGATTATATCCGCACCGCCAAAGCGAAAGGTTTATCGCCTATTCGAATTACCCTTCGTCACGGCCTGCGAAACGCTATTCTACCTGTCGTAACCTACCTCGGCCCGATGACCGCGAATATCATTACCGGCTCCGTCGTCGTCGAGAAAATTTACAACGTTCCCGGATTAGGCCAGTTCTTCACAGAAAGCGTAACTAACAGGGACTATCCGCTAATCATGGGCATTACTCTGTTTTATGCCGTTATTCTAATGTTTGCCCGCTTCCTCGCTGATATCGGCTATGCTATGGTGGATCCGCGGATGAAGAAGAGCACCAAGGGAGGCTGA
- a CDS encoding oligopeptide transport system ATP-binding protein — MEPILKVEDLRVSFRVRGGEVQAVRGVSFDMNKGEALAIVGESGSGKSVTAQSIMRLIPTPPGTYKGGSIVFEGNDLLKRTEKQMESVRGRDIGMIFQDPMTSLNPTMTIGDQIIEVLVRHQNMNKEKATKRAVEMLKLVGIPNPEARVKQYPFEFSGGMRQRAMIAIALSCDPTLLIADEPTTALDVTIQAQILEVMKDMQEKLGTSIILITHDLGIVADMCDKVIVMYAGQVVERGNKYEIFKSPQHPYTQGLLKSLPRLDQKKDEPLIPIEGTPPDMANPPHGCPFAARCPHAMEVCVEEDPFMFTHSDTHESKCWLHAMPE, encoded by the coding sequence ATGGAACCGATTCTTAAGGTCGAGGACCTGCGCGTCTCGTTCCGTGTCCGCGGCGGAGAAGTGCAGGCCGTACGCGGTGTCTCCTTTGACATGAACAAAGGTGAGGCGCTGGCGATTGTCGGCGAGTCCGGCTCGGGCAAGAGCGTAACGGCCCAGTCGATCATGCGCCTCATCCCGACGCCTCCGGGCACATACAAGGGTGGCTCGATTGTTTTCGAGGGAAACGATCTTCTTAAAAGAACCGAGAAACAGATGGAGTCCGTTCGCGGGCGTGACATCGGCATGATCTTCCAGGACCCGATGACCTCGCTCAACCCAACGATGACGATCGGCGACCAGATTATCGAAGTGCTTGTGCGCCATCAGAACATGAACAAGGAAAAAGCTACTAAACGCGCAGTTGAGATGCTGAAATTAGTCGGTATTCCGAATCCGGAAGCTCGTGTTAAGCAGTACCCGTTCGAGTTCTCCGGCGGTATGCGCCAGCGTGCGATGATCGCCATCGCACTCAGCTGCGACCCGACACTGCTAATCGCCGATGAGCCGACGACGGCGCTCGACGTAACGATTCAGGCACAGATTCTTGAAGTTATGAAGGACATGCAAGAGAAGCTGGGCACATCGATCATCCTTATTACACATGATCTTGGAATCGTAGCCGACATGTGTGATAAAGTCATCGTTATGTACGCAGGCCAAGTGGTGGAGCGCGGCAACAAGTATGAAATCTTCAAATCGCCGCAGCATCCTTACACACAAGGACTGCTCAAGTCGCTGCCTCGTCTGGACCAAAAGAAGGACGAGCCGTTGATTCCAATCGAGGGTACACCTCCGGATATGGCCAATCCGCCTCACGGATGCCCGTTCGCAGCGCGTTGCCCTCACGCCATGGAAGTGTGCGTTGAGGAAGATCCATTTATGTTCACGCACAGCGACACCCATGAATCTAAGTGCTGGCTTCACGCCATGCCGGAGTAA
- a CDS encoding phage shock protein A (PspA) family protein yields the protein MSVFDRIMNLTKATANEMLSKLENPTLMMNQYIRNMEEEIDVMQSELHRQQAASRSYSQRLEEVSQLAQHNQSKAEEALKEGREAEARQALENKLRYSEQEQEYNHLYDNASRSAAELDLRLAGAKEELQRLVQKRDDLAERIKKAESAAERTAPSFTHGFEPGRASRGFDRIEEKVLQWESQLGLARDYKGSSASSNSAGSAYGSSSSYTNNNSASSADTNRSSVIDEQLAELRRKMKGE from the coding sequence ATGAGTGTATTCGACCGTATTATGAATTTGACCAAGGCAACTGCTAACGAGATGCTGAGCAAGCTGGAAAACCCCACATTGATGATGAACCAATACATCCGCAATATGGAAGAAGAAATCGATGTTATGCAAAGCGAGCTGCACCGTCAGCAAGCAGCTTCCCGTTCCTACAGCCAGCGTTTGGAGGAAGTTTCCCAACTGGCGCAGCATAACCAGTCCAAGGCCGAAGAAGCCCTCAAAGAAGGCCGCGAAGCCGAAGCCCGTCAAGCGCTGGAGAACAAGCTTCGCTATTCCGAGCAGGAGCAAGAGTACAACCATCTCTACGACAATGCGAGCCGCTCTGCTGCCGAGCTTGATCTTCGTCTGGCAGGTGCCAAAGAAGAGCTGCAGCGCCTCGTTCAGAAGCGAGACGATCTCGCCGAGCGCATCAAAAAAGCCGAATCGGCAGCCGAACGTACCGCTCCGAGCTTCACTCACGGCTTCGAGCCAGGCCGCGCTTCCCGCGGTTTCGACCGCATCGAGGAAAAGGTTCTGCAATGGGAATCCCAGCTTGGTCTGGCGCGTGACTACAAAGGCTCCTCAGCAAGCTCTAACTCTGCAGGTTCAGCCTACGGCTCAAGCAGCTCCTACACTAACAACAATTCTGCTTCCTCTGCGGATACCAATCGTTCCTCCGTCATTGATGAACAGCTTGCCGAGCTGCGCCGCAAAATGAAAGGCGAATAA
- a CDS encoding cephalosporin-C deacetylase: MNAFASIAGNTEMNYLERRKMELQLYMPPLTIEKDKAESFWLPRLKQAWEKPLYDERERVEEELFPDADVYRISFEGFDDTPIKGWYMVPRVAAKESRQVPCVIVYPGYTEGAGYPEQHAQWLLLGYAVLAVDVRGQGGDTGNRLLSTHGQSKGWISQNLLENPERSYYMAMFIDSLKALQAAGSQPEVDSSRLIPCGGSQGGGLALAVAALCGLAGFEAIGLAAVLADIPNLCHIDQAVFSSTGSLTEAGQLASRHPEQLPQLLENLACFDNMNLACRITAPVLVSVGWKDTVCPPETVYAAFNRIHAPKEIRDYPFLGHEVNGAHNREKLRFALENAGR, translated from the coding sequence ATGAATGCATTCGCTAGTATTGCGGGCAATACGGAGATGAACTATCTAGAGCGAAGGAAGATGGAATTGCAGCTCTACATGCCGCCGCTGACAATAGAGAAGGATAAGGCAGAGAGCTTTTGGCTGCCGAGGCTGAAGCAGGCCTGGGAAAAGCCGCTCTATGACGAACGGGAACGCGTGGAGGAGGAGCTTTTTCCTGATGCGGATGTATATCGGATTTCTTTCGAAGGCTTTGATGATACGCCGATTAAAGGCTGGTACATGGTACCCCGAGTAGCTGCCAAAGAGAGCCGCCAGGTTCCATGCGTCATTGTGTATCCCGGTTATACCGAAGGAGCGGGATATCCAGAGCAGCATGCTCAGTGGCTACTGTTGGGTTATGCGGTGCTGGCTGTGGATGTGCGCGGGCAGGGAGGAGATACGGGGAACCGACTTCTTTCGACCCATGGACAGTCCAAGGGCTGGATCTCGCAAAATTTACTGGAGAACCCGGAACGTTCGTACTATATGGCGATGTTCATCGATAGTTTGAAAGCGCTACAAGCGGCTGGAAGTCAGCCGGAAGTAGACAGCAGTCGGCTAATTCCTTGCGGCGGAAGTCAGGGCGGCGGTTTGGCGCTGGCTGTGGCGGCGCTGTGTGGCCTGGCTGGATTTGAGGCCATCGGCTTGGCGGCAGTGCTGGCTGACATTCCAAACCTTTGCCATATTGACCAGGCAGTGTTCAGCTCTACTGGATCACTAACCGAGGCGGGGCAACTGGCCAGTCGGCATCCCGAACAGCTGCCGCAGCTGCTGGAGAATTTGGCTTGTTTTGATAATATGAACTTAGCTTGTCGCATCACTGCTCCTGTGCTGGTCAGTGTTGGCTGGAAGGACACAGTTTGTCCGCCGGAGACTGTGTACGCAGCTTTCAATCGCATCCATGCTCCGAAAGAGATTCGGGACTACCCGTTTCTCGGCCATGAAGTGAACGGGGCGCATAATCGAGAGAAGCTGCGCTTCGCGTTGGAGAATGCGGGGAGGTAG
- a CDS encoding oligopeptide transport system ATP-binding protein produces the protein MANQSNAMLEVDNLSKFFDVGKGKTLKAVNGLSLSIRKGETLGVVGESGCGKSTAGRTIMRLYEPTSGKALYNGQNIYDLKGANLKAFRREMQMVFQDPYASLNPRWTVENIIAEPLDIHGLVSSNKERKVAVERLLDKVGLNPSHLTRYPHEFSGGQRQRIGIARALAVNPKFIVADEPISALDVSIQAQVVNLLQNLQRTESLTYLFIAHDLAMVKHISDRIAVMYLGKLVEIADSDDLYADPRHPYTQALLSSIPVPDPDVEATKERIVLRGDLPSPISPPSGCPFRTRCPAATERCAAEVPELRQVGPNKAHWAACHYA, from the coding sequence ATGGCAAACCAATCGAATGCGATGCTCGAGGTGGACAACCTTAGCAAGTTTTTTGACGTCGGCAAAGGCAAGACACTTAAAGCTGTCAATGGCCTGAGCCTGTCCATCCGCAAGGGCGAAACGCTCGGCGTCGTCGGCGAATCCGGCTGCGGCAAGTCGACGGCCGGACGCACGATCATGCGCTTGTACGAGCCCACCTCCGGGAAGGCGCTCTATAACGGCCAGAACATTTATGATCTTAAGGGCGCTAATCTCAAGGCATTTCGCCGCGAGATGCAGATGGTGTTCCAGGATCCCTATGCTTCGCTGAATCCGCGCTGGACGGTTGAGAACATTATCGCCGAGCCGCTGGACATCCACGGCCTCGTCTCTAGCAATAAAGAGCGCAAAGTTGCTGTGGAACGCCTGCTCGACAAGGTAGGTCTCAATCCTTCCCATCTGACGCGTTACCCGCATGAATTCTCTGGCGGCCAACGTCAGCGGATCGGTATCGCGCGTGCACTTGCAGTAAATCCAAAGTTCATCGTAGCCGATGAGCCAATCTCCGCGCTTGACGTTTCCATCCAGGCGCAAGTCGTCAACCTGCTGCAAAACCTGCAGCGCACGGAAAGCCTGACGTACCTGTTCATCGCCCATGACTTGGCGATGGTTAAGCATATCAGTGACCGCATCGCCGTAATGTATCTCGGCAAGCTGGTCGAGATCGCGGACAGCGACGATCTGTATGCCGATCCCCGCCATCCGTATACTCAAGCGCTGCTCTCGTCCATTCCTGTACCGGACCCGGACGTTGAGGCAACCAAGGAGCGCATCGTGCTGCGCGGCGACCTGCCGAGCCCGATTAGCCCTCCAAGCGGCTGCCCATTCCGTACCCGCTGCCCGGCTGCGACCGAGCGTTGCGCGGCCGAGGTACCTGAGCTTCGCCAGGTTGGGCCGAACAAAGCCCACTGGGCTGCTTGCCATTATGCTTAA
- a CDS encoding Predicted dehydrogenase: MKSTLNFIGAGFHASTNILPSAVEAGATIGAVATRSLERSEKALQRFGSKGTPYDDYKKMLSEENCDGVVVIAQPEDQFHLAMECVQAGKNVFVDKPLGWNAEEAARIADAAEQAGVVLMVGFMKRFAPGYMKLKELINQKTLGAPRSFQLVFTVDTTPFCRNEEEFIKLAAIHMIDLMRELFGEVSQVAGFSHNDNPSVAHTLSLQFANGVVGSVYFAGMDAWSSENESLLVTFEKGYAKVEDVEKVTIHRSLQPGAAAWKSLAEETVVLSPSISTMSGGAKDLYVRGFVGEMEHFMKCCAEGTEPSPSGRDNVATMALCDRILDALKGKQ; the protein is encoded by the coding sequence ATGAAATCTACCCTTAATTTTATCGGAGCCGGCTTTCATGCCTCGACAAACATACTTCCTTCGGCCGTCGAAGCGGGGGCAACCATAGGAGCCGTTGCTACCCGCAGTCTGGAACGCTCGGAGAAGGCTCTCCAGCGGTTTGGAAGCAAGGGGACCCCTTATGACGATTATAAAAAAATGCTAAGTGAAGAGAACTGCGACGGCGTTGTTGTCATCGCTCAACCGGAGGATCAATTTCATTTGGCGATGGAATGCGTCCAGGCCGGGAAAAACGTGTTTGTAGACAAACCTTTGGGATGGAACGCGGAAGAAGCAGCCCGGATTGCCGATGCAGCCGAGCAGGCGGGTGTTGTGCTAATGGTTGGATTCATGAAGCGGTTTGCGCCGGGCTATATGAAATTAAAAGAGCTAATTAATCAAAAGACATTGGGAGCGCCCCGTTCTTTCCAACTTGTTTTTACGGTGGATACAACGCCCTTTTGCCGGAATGAGGAAGAGTTCATCAAGCTTGCCGCCATTCATATGATTGATTTGATGCGGGAGCTTTTCGGCGAAGTCTCTCAAGTTGCGGGATTCAGCCATAACGATAATCCGAGCGTTGCGCACACTCTCTCCCTACAATTTGCAAACGGGGTTGTCGGCAGCGTTTATTTTGCGGGGATGGATGCTTGGTCTAGTGAAAATGAAAGCTTGCTCGTCACATTTGAAAAGGGTTATGCAAAAGTGGAGGACGTCGAAAAAGTTACCATTCATCGGTCCTTACAGCCGGGTGCGGCTGCTTGGAAATCGCTGGCTGAAGAGACTGTAGTGTTGAGTCCCTCAATCTCGACGATGTCGGGGGGCGCCAAGGATTTGTATGTGCGCGGTTTTGTTGGCGAAATGGAGCATTTTATGAAATGCTGTGCCGAAGGAACTGAGCCGTCGCCAAGCGGGCGCGATAACGTCGCGACGATGGCGCTTTGTGATCGAATTCTGGATGCGCTGAAAGGCAAGCAGTGA
- a CDS encoding oligopeptide transport system permease protein, with translation MDNVNEKRRPLPDPRKFVPLKKRDVAQQQMAPSYTTWKLAMMKLTANKFAMGAGIVLALMIIMAVIYPLFTPHDFRGQSLLNTFLAPGGSYYFGTDDLGRDLFSRSWKGAQISLTVGILAAIADVILGIIIGGIMGFFGGKVDEVLNKITEILYSIPYLLIVILLGVVLGQGMFTLIIALVATGWINMAWIVRGQIMQLKNQEYVLAAQAMGSGGFRILFKHLIPNTMGPIIVTMTLTVPSAIFAEAFLSFLGLGVQSPAASWGVMINDSLASWQLYPWTLLFPAGMLCIAMLAFNIFGDGLRDAFDPKTRVE, from the coding sequence ATGGACAATGTGAATGAAAAACGCCGGCCCCTTCCGGATCCAAGGAAGTTCGTGCCGCTGAAGAAGCGCGATGTCGCACAACAGCAAATGGCGCCTAGCTACACGACATGGAAGCTGGCGATGATGAAGCTGACTGCTAATAAGTTTGCCATGGGCGCAGGCATCGTGCTTGCACTGATGATTATTATGGCGGTTATTTACCCGCTGTTTACGCCTCATGATTTCAGGGGGCAATCTTTGCTGAACACCTTCTTGGCTCCTGGAGGCTCGTACTATTTTGGTACGGATGATCTCGGACGCGATCTGTTCTCCCGCAGTTGGAAAGGTGCGCAAATCTCGCTTACCGTAGGCATCCTGGCTGCCATCGCCGACGTTATTCTCGGTATTATAATCGGCGGTATTATGGGCTTCTTCGGTGGCAAGGTTGATGAAGTGCTAAACAAGATTACCGAAATTTTGTATTCCATTCCTTACCTGCTTATCGTTATTCTGCTTGGTGTTGTACTTGGACAAGGTATGTTCACGCTAATTATTGCTCTTGTTGCTACCGGCTGGATCAATATGGCCTGGATCGTGCGCGGACAGATTATGCAGCTGAAAAACCAGGAGTATGTTCTAGCAGCTCAGGCTATGGGCTCCGGCGGCTTCCGCATCCTGTTCAAACATTTGATTCCGAATACGATGGGTCCAATCATCGTTACGATGACGCTTACTGTACCTAGCGCTATTTTTGCTGAAGCTTTCCTAAGCTTCTTGGGTCTCGGCGTACAATCACCTGCCGCATCATGGGGCGTAATGATCAATGATTCGCTTGCCAGCTGGCAGTTATATCCTTGGACACTGCTGTTCCCTGCGGGAATGCTCTGTATCGCCATGCTTGCCTTTAACATCTTCGGTGACGGCTTACGCGATGCATTCGATCCGAAAACGCGGGTGGAATAA